The Clostridium beijerinckii genomic sequence ACTTGGAATTCATATGTTGTTGCTACTGAAGATGGAAGATTATTAATACCAGCAGCTGGAATGAGAAGAACTCAAAAAAATATAGAACAAAATAACAAAGTTAAGGTTACTTTAGGAAGTAAAGAAGTAATGGGACATATGTATATGGGAGCAGGATTCTTAATAGAAGGAACTGCAAAATTCCTTGAAGAGGGTTCAGATTTTGATATGATGAAAGAAAAATTTTCTTTCTTAAGTAGAGTATTAGAGATAACAGTTATATCTGCTAAGCAAACTATATAGTAATAATATAACATAGCTTTTGAAAAAGAGTACTTTATATTTAGTGAAATATCTAAAAAAGTACTCTTTTTAGATACTATTAATATGGATTATGTAAGTTTAATTCAGCAATATATATAGGATATAGGACTATATAATATGAGAAGTTGCATAGCAATTGATTATGTTCGTATATAAATAATCTTATCTATCAATTAGAGGGCAGTTTATTAAAGATAGGATAAAGGTAATTATTGTAGGAAAACAGTTAGGATATTAATATTGACTCATACCTAAGGGTAGGAATTAAAATAGGTGTATAAAGAAAAAATAGCTATTCATATGATTTGCGCAATATATAGATTTGTAGTAGCAATTCATGAAAAATATGGAAAAAACAAAAGGAGGAACATAAATTGAAAGTTGATTTTTATACATCTAAAAGAGAATATGAAGAACATAAACAAGAGTTTGATAATGCTGTTATTAGCGTTATGCAAGAAGGGATTTCAACCCTTGGAAAAGAGGTAACTGATTTTGAA encodes the following:
- a CDS encoding pyridoxamine 5'-phosphate oxidase family protein yields the protein MLNEKLLEVISHEGVVAIVSCSNNEAHVVNTWNSYVVATEDGRLLIPAAGMRRTQKNIEQNNKVKVTLGSKEVMGHMYMGAGFLIEGTAKFLEEGSDFDMMKEKFSFLSRVLEITVISAKQTI